The DNA sequence ACCACAGGCATGCACACACTTTCCACCTGGGTAAGGGACAACCAGAAGCCCTAGAAACACAAGCCCATACCAGTCCCTTTCAACTTTCACTTCTGTCTACAACAGAGCCGAAAcccataaaaattgcatttcccGATCACCAACAGCCCTAAGAAAACATGTAAATTAAACATTACAATGTGGCACAGGAGTTCAtacaaaaatggaaaactttagTGAAGCAGAACACCAAGATAAACACAGCAACATGGACCGGATGATGTGTTTTGTATTAAATGAGGGCAAAACTAATTAGGCTGGTGCAGTAGCCTAGAAGATGGAAAGGGGACACAGGACAGAGGCCTAGGGGGAGCAACAGCAATGAGGTCAGAAAATCCCCACCCACTTCAGCGCAACGCTTCAGTTACATACGGCATGCATGTAGGGAGTAAAATATCCGGCTGTGGTGAAAAAGATGGGAACCTTTGTAAAGGGGACATTGCATGGTGGTCAGGCAAATGGGAGCACTAATTCAATACAAGCTGGATGCAATCAGAAACAAGCTGCAACTATTTCTCTAACCCGATTCTACTTTTGTGAAAGTGCATGAGTGGGTaacaaacactttttaaaaaaaaacactgttgtgTAATCACTGGTTATATATGTATCTATCCAGAACAAAATTCCCAAAATATGACTGTTTAGGGGAATACACCTTTTCAAATGATAAACAATTCAAGCAAACCCAACTGCTGTCTGTCACTAAATTTAAAAGTGCCAATCAAGGTGCTAGACATCAATTCACAAGATCTTCTATCAGGTATCACATTTGACTTCATAGAGACTGCTTGTGAAACTCAATTAATCAGTAGTAAACATAAAAACCAAACAGTAACATACATTATTAATGGTAAACCAGCAGCTTGCAATGCAATGAGCATGACCAATATACAGCTTTTTGAAGCCTAAGGGCAATATCAAAGCACATTTCCAAAGCAGCCTGGTAGTCAAGAAAAGCCTTTACTAAACATAACATTGCTTTGTAATATGTAATCAAAAGTTATGTCTGTCATCGTGAATAAACAATTATCCTGCAAACTAATGGCTAAACTGCAGCATAGAAGGGTAAAATTCGCtgataataattattttacagttCGCTATTATAAACAGAGTGTAGATGGAGACTAGGGCCGCCGAAACTGATTATATGAAGTCAACAGCgatactgttgttgttgttgttgtgatacTACTTAACTTCGTTTTAgcgtaaatgtttacattaatcGTAGCAATTCGTCGAATTAAAGATGACAACTGAGAATTTTGAAGAATTGGGTCAGCAATATTGTTATTGTTCATATATGTCTTCTGCTATGTTCCGAGTAAATTTTCATAAATAAATCACAATTCTTTACGCGTATGTATTCCGCTCGAGCTCATCAATCACGTTCAATCGGCGCGTGAGCACAAGAATATAACATAAAATAGCGGGATGAGTCTCTCCTCCGAACTTACCCAAAGCTCAGTGCCCCAGTCCATGTTCAGCTCTCCTGCTCCACTCTACAAGGCGGAAAAGTTATCCCAACTTAAAAGAGTAACATATGTTCAACAACGGATCAAAAAAAGCGagtcatttctttttttccactttcgCGCGCGACACATAAACAGCAGGCAGGTCGCCAGCGCAAGCTACTTGTGCGCGTGCACAACTAATTTTCGTTGCAAAGCGAAAAGGATCAACTGGATTTCATTGCGGCGTCACTCCCAGATCCGTAATTCTTAAAGGAGCCGCCGGATCGTGTTTCCACTAGCCCTCACAGGTTATTCCAATATGCAAGAGGAAAAACTTCTTCAAAAACAGAGGAGGGGGCAGGACCTTTATTAAATCATTAACACCACATGTTAACAACTTTAACAATACTCGTCCtgaaaacaaaatattgcaaATGTGCATTATTTTCACGTATTTATTGATTATTCAGGACAAAAACGAcacatttagctttttttatacaCCTGAACTGAAAAGTCATATACTGTAACATGACAATTTTTTTACACTTGCATGCTGTACACTATGAAGCATGTTTGAGGATTCTGAAAAATAAACCTTTGAAATAGGGTAGGGTGGATTAGGGTAATGTGGGACACTTTTTGCAATTCTGAATTGTGTACCATATTTCCATATGAAGCCAAAATATATCAACACCTTTTATCATTATGAAATCCCCAAGATGTCCCTTTATTATATCAGAAGACAATTTTCAGATATTGTACTCAAAGGGAAAATGGCACATATATTAGTGTTCCTCGTGCCAAATTGTTTAAGAATTTGTGGATTTTCTAATCTGGGACAGCTCGCGCTGAAATCTGGGACGCCATTGTAATCTGTAATACATTGCATTTAGGAATCAATTTATAGATGGATAAGAAAATTAATTTGTTCTATGCACGGAATTAAAAAGAAATGTGCCATCTTATATTTGATATCAGTGTGACTAAAAGCTACTTCTTTGACTTAGCTATCTAGGTAGCTAGTTAGCTAAACCATAAGCTAGCTAACTGGCAAATCATGACAAGGTTTTGAATCCTGatcttaaaacaaataatattgctGCATTATAAGCCCAAATATTGAACAAAAATACATGTAGGGCATTTAACTTTCATAATGCATATTTTCTCAATTGAATAATGTAGTCCCACATGTCAAAACATGCTGTCCCACTTTCGAAACAACCTTTTCCAAAGTGGTACGACAAAGATTGCTTCaattagaaaatattttaacacattttcacaATTTTATTGCATCATTTTATGTACAAATACATCACAAACATAATTTGATAACAATTTagaacattgttttatttataaccAATTTATATccttaaaattaattttgtctAAATCCTATGTCATTGACCTTTGAGTGGACTTCACAAGGGGTACTTCCTTTTTGACTATTTTCCCGCCCACATTAATGACATCACTTCCGCAATGTCACGTGATTTCAACCACTTGACACCCCTGCTTGGATTCAACACCAATGTTCACTTTAATGTTGTAAAAGAAGAGATAAATGCACTGGAGCTTAGGTGTCCCACATTAGTCAGTGTCCCACATTACCCTAATCCACcctatgtatgtatttatgttgcCATGCAATGTGAtttttaatataatgttttttgttCAATGCAGGTAATTTGATGAAGTCAAAAGCTTATATTTCCCCATTATTTTCAAtgaccctgtctacactggaagcgccATTGTGGCGTGTCACAGTGCCAACAGTTGCTGGCGCGCTTCAGAGATACTCTAGCCACTTTATTATCCCATCTGTCTGAAATTAAATGCTTTTGCTTGCCATATCATTCATCATTCTGCCATgaattttattcatttcatatttaaataacttcagACTGTTGCATTAAAGCCAGCTTGTGATGTTTCTGGTCTCTGGAATACTAAATTAAGTACTTTTGTTTCTATCCACATATACACTTTTtagcaacaataacattacaagaataataaaatgtttataccAGTGGATTTCCATTGAAAATAAAGTATGATACAGGTTATTCgctgatttaaaggtgcacattttttgtcatcttggatttacactgacacctaggggcctggatgcagtatcattcaaACTCAATAGTTTTCAGCTATCGATGCTGTTCTAGAAATTTACTATTCACactcagccatgattcatttaatccacgAGTGAcaatgtccaataacagggcagttacactgagattaagcaagtagtattcggctggtcatgtgatcctaacatggcagcccccatgggggaccctctccatatagaataaaaaaagcttttataaggttactgatataactggtGTCTTCAACTCAAGTGAGTGGCCATGATTTTATACGTATGTTTCAATATGGCTAttcatttgtttgggagaaaaaatactgagtgcacctttaactgttgCTGGAGTGTACTGGAGCTCACAACTGATTGTTTAGTGCTGTCTGTTCATCGTTTAGACGGTTCACTTCGACGCTTTCAgtatagacagcctcaagccgttgcgtcgTTTCGCGTCAcgacgcgtccagtgtagacaatCCTCAATTCCTTAACAGACTCATTTCATTCTCTGCCTGTATTTGATGATGTCCACTTGATTTCATCTTTCTCCACATATAGAGACAGAATAAGATGATCAAAATAAGCAGTACAAGTGCGACTCCAATTACAACAGTGTAGATGGGAAAGTTGCCTAAAAAGGATAACAgaaaaaggattgtttagttAATGAAGAAATTGTATAAAACTGTAAATAACTAGCATAAGAGGTTTTTTTGTGTTAGAGCATGGTAGAAAATCACTGTACAGTAACAGGCTATAGCACCAAATTAAAAGATTGTAACTTGTAATATAGCACCACATTAAAAGCTTGAAACAATATTTAATGGGGAATATAAATCCCCATAATATCAGCTTAATTTCACAACCTTTTATCTTCACAATAAAGTTCTTCTCCTGACGTCCAAATCTATTCGTGGCAATACATTTATAAACTCCAGCACTGGTAGACGTGGCTTTCTGAATGTTGAAAGTGATGTGACGATGGCGCCTCTCAGTGGAGATGCTTTTATTGTTAAAGCTCCACCACATTTCAGGTTCTGGGTTACCAGTGGAGCTGCACTCGAGGGTTATACTGCTGTCTTCTACCACCACAAATGTTTCTGGCGTGGTCTCAAGCACTGGGGCATCTGTTGGAAGACCGAAATTGATTTAGGTCAAAATTCAAAAGCATAAAATGTTGTCAGAATTGAACAGTGCACAATAAAGCCTTTTtagaaatttagtttttttcaatAGAAAAGTTTGTCAAGAAGTTTGTCAAGTCTGTCTCTATAGGTCAGCGACTTACAAAGGATGTTGATGGTGAAATTACGATACACAGTTCCATATTTGTTACTTGCAGTTAAATTATACCAGCCACTATCATGCCTTGTGAGAAAATATGAGGGCAGGATAAGTTTTCCATCTTTGTAGACGGAGACATCAGGCTTTGGGAATCCATCAGCTAAGCAAGGAAGTTTAAAGAAGTTTTTCTCGTTTATTTGGTAGCTTTCGCTGCAGTTCAGCTCTGGAGGATCTAAGTTATGGAAAACAGTCATCAGTATAAATTCTGACAACATAAATGAAGATCATAAAGATGACATCAGATTAGCTGCCGGTTGCAAGAAATCTCTTAAATTAAggaaactgtaaaataaaaatcattttctatgagtatttttgtctcgttttccTGGAAAACTATCtatacattcttaaaacaagacaaattaactTTAAGCAAAATGACATATGATATTTTGGCATGTTTTCAGATTATTCATACAATaaaattttgtaatgtttatgcttaaaatgagaaataaaaagcTGGTTGCTAAtggggaaataaaataaaaacttgattcaaagggaaaacaagtttatttttcttacaccattgcttatatatatatatatatatatatatatatatatatatatatatatatatatatatatatatatatatatcccacaTAAACTCCACAACAtttttttgtaacactttacaataaggttcagtttgttaatattaattaacaacattagataacattaaataacaatgaagaatacctttacagcatttattaatcttagttaatgtaattttcaaaatatgctaatacattttaaaaattgaaagttgcattttttaaagggatagttcaccccaaaattaaaattctctcatcatttactcactctcatgccatcccagatgtgaatgactttctttcttctgctgaacacaaatgaagattttttttatttcagctcttttgctcctcgcaatgcaaatgaatgctgaccagaactcagagggaccaaaaatgacataaattgtggcataaaagtaatccataagactccagtggtcttcTGAAGTggtatgttaggtgtgggtgagaaacagatcaatatttaagtcctttttactgtcaatctccacctttgaccagccctaaccagttggtggctgaatgtgaaaatgaaagtcccttccacaccagaatgtggaagtgaaagttaaagtgtagatttacagttaaaaaaggacttaaatattgatctgtttctcacccacacctaacatatcacttcagaagacatgtattaaccACTGGAGGCTTATGGATAACTTTAATGCCtccatttatgtcatttttggtccctctgagttctggtcaccattcacttgcattgcgaggagcaaaagagattaaatattcttctaaaaatcttcatttgtgttcagcagaagaaagacagtcatacacatctgggatggcatgagggtgagagaattaaaatttttgggtgaactatccctttgacattagttaatgcactatgagctTACTCATTAAAAAAGGGTCGCACTTACACTCTACTGTGATGTTTACGATACAGAAGGAGGAACCATGTTCATTACGGGCAGTGATATTATACTGCCCAGAGTCATATTTGTCAAGAAGCATGGAGACATTGACAGATGATGATCCACGGCTCCAAGAGATGTTAGGGGGAGGGTTACCCACAACAGAAAATGAATTTGAGGGATAGGAACTCAATGAGCTACATATCTTTGGTGACCAgtctttacaaaaatgtatttgtggctTATCTGAAAAAGAGACACATTGACATTGATACTAAGTAGTAAAAAGTACTGAAAAGTGAATTTTGAGAAATAAGAATGCTGACAGAGTGCAACAATGTATTAAAGCCTTGGTCAGAGTTCTGTCGTTAATCTCTCAAGATATTTCATTTTACCTCACAGAAAGTGTCAAAGGAAAAGGttgtcaaagaaaaaaaaatctaagattCTTTGCTCAAAAGATGAGCAACTTACACAGGATGTTGATGGTGAAATTATCATGCACCGCTCCATATTTGTTACTTGCAGTTAAATGATACCAGCCAACATCATTCCATGTGGGATAATACGGAAGCTGGATAACTTTTCCATCTTTGTATAGGAAGACATCAGGCTTCGGGAGTCCATCAATTAAACAAGGAGGTTTGAAGAGTGTTTTCTCTTTTATTTGGTGGCTTTTACTGCAGTTCAGCTCTGAAAGATCTATGTTGGGGAAAACAGTCATCAACTTCAATACGGTCCACACTTTGGTACCTTAAAGAAGATGACAAATGATCAGGTTTTAACAGAGCAGTTACTAAAGAACTGGCATACTTACACTCTACTGTGATGTTTACGATACAGAAGGAGGAACCATGTTCATTATGGGCAGTGATATTATACTGGCCAGAGTCATATTTGTCAAGAAGCATGGAGACATTGACAGATGATGATCCACGGCTCCAAGAGATGTTAGGGGGAGGGTTACCCACAACAGAAAATGAATTTGAGGGATAGGAACTCATTGAGCTCCATATCATTGGTGACCAgtctttgcaaaaatgtatttgtggctTATCTGAAAAAGAGACACATTGACATTAATACTAAGTAGTAAAAAGTACTGAAAAGTGTATTTTGAGAAACAAGAATGCTGACAGAGCGCAACAATGTATTAAAGCCTTGGTTAGTGTTCTGTCGTTAATCTCTAAAGAGATTTCATTTTACCTCACAGAAAATATATAAGGAAAAGTttgtcaaagaaaaaaaaaatctaagattCTTTGCTCAA is a window from the Myxocyprinus asiaticus isolate MX2 ecotype Aquarium Trade chromosome 13, UBuf_Myxa_2, whole genome shotgun sequence genome containing:
- the LOC127450613 gene encoding hemicentin-2-like; translation: QSIPNHCQIVNYTCITLCSSLLFNVFTVTDVQCPPYQLSPSKVVRYGDSVSVNCSTSVPHDGMGLESSEGGVPLTIDSLVTWRVSNLRQWDIEPICYINYNGEQCLIPIPIIIYKTPGNVSISTIDNTVIEGNQYELQCDIQDVAPVSNLSVKWYKGQTLVNLIKFDDTTETPVNVTATLFITPNRTDDGVQYRCEAELELGPEGPQPPPRVASESLNIAVHYKPQINFCKDWSPNIWSSLGSYPSNSFSVVGNPPPNISWSRGSSSVNVSMLLDKYDSGQYNITAHNEHGSSFCIVNITVEYLPELNCSKSHQIKEKTLFKPPCLIDGFPKPDVFLYKDGKVIQLPYYPTWNDGGWYHLTASNKYGAVHDNFTINILYKPQIHFCKDWSPMIWSSMSSYPSNSFSVVGNPPPNISWSRGSSSVNVSMLLDKYDSGQYNITAHNEHGSSFCIVNITVEYLSELNCSKSHQIKEKTLFKPPCLIDGLPKPDVFLYKDGKVIQLPYYPTWNDVGWYHLTASNKYGAVHDNFTINILYKPQIHFCKDWSPKICSSLSSYPSNSFSVVGNPPPNISWSRGSSSVNVSMLLDKYDSGQYNITARNEHGSSFCIVNITVEYPPELNCSESYQINEKNFFKLPCLADGFPKPDVSVYKDGKLILPSYFLTRHDSGWYNLTASNKYGTVYRNFTINILYAPVLETTPETFVVVEDSSITLECSSTGNPEPEMWWSFNNKSISTERRHRHITFNIQKATSTSAGVYKCIATNRFGRQEKNFIVKIKGNFPIYTVVIGVALVLLILIILFCLYMWRKMKSSGHHQIQAENEMSLLRN